TTCTCGTTGCGGTAAAACACCTAGTTGTCTTTACATGGCATTGCAATATGGAATTTTAGCGGCAAATTATCCTTTCACAGAAGAAGATCTCATGGGTTTTAAGCTGCCGGAAGTACTTCGTTCCTATAAACAGAAACTGTTCGGACTCACTATAGATACTCAGCGTTTACAACAGATTCGTTCTGAACGTAGGCCTAACAGTAAATATGCTTCCGCGGAACAATGTCGTTTAGAAGTAACTGAAGTTGAAACGATGTATCAAAGAGAAAAAATTCCCTATATCAACTCAACCAAGTATTCCATTGAAGAAATAGCGACAAAAGTGCTCGCTGCAGCTGGATTACAAAGAAAGATATAAGGAAGAAAAGAGGAAAATCCAATCCTTAGCTGCGCTCTGGATAACAGATGTACCCCGGTTGCTTGCAACCGGGATCAAACTATATAGTAGCTTCTGCCCCATCAAATTCTGAGTCAGTAGGTTCTGATGTTAATCGTTTAAAATGCCATGAAAAATATAATGCCCCAAGACCAGTACCTATTAGACCTAATGGTAATGCATTGAGATTGCTCATCAACCAATAGCCCGCAAGCATTGACAAGAGAGATGAACCAAACATTCTGACCGTGTTGATAAAGGCAAGTGCCGTTCCAGTATTTTCTTTAAAATCAGTTAAAACTAAGGACATAGTTGGTGGTGCACTAATGCTTATCCCTAAATTCGCAACTAATGAAAAAGATAGAGCCGCAAGACTAAAACCATAAAGAGTCATAGTAGCAAGCATGGCAATGCCACCAATTATTATAAACCAATTACCTAAATAAATAGTGAGGGTCATGCTTAATCGATCGCGAAGCCAAATACCTAAATAGTTACCCAAAATAATATTTAGTCCATTAAATGTAAATATTATTCCGAACCCTAAAGGAGAAAATCCAAGCCTATCTATTATCAAATAAGAAGAATTAATAACACTTAGCATTACTGCAGCAAAGCTAAACATCATAATCATGGAAGCACACCATAAAATAGGCGAAGGTAAAATCTCTTTATAGGCGATCCATGCGTCTTTTATCTTAAAAGAACGTTCTGGTGCTACCCAAAAAGGGGACTCGAATAACATGGTTCGAGATTGAAGCCAAAGGACAATAGCAATCCCCGCCATCAAGACAAAATTAGCTTGCCAATCCCAATAAGTAAAAATAAGAGAACCAAGCACAGGGGCAAGAATAGGTGAAACAGCAATAATCATTGAAATATAAGACAGCACCTTGGCTCGTTCTATGGGATCTTCACTATCACGCGCAGTAGAATAAGCGATTAAGTTGGAACAACATAATGCAAAGCCTTGAAGCGCACGCCCTATTACTAATACAGTAATATTAGGGGCATAAATACATATTATGCTGGAAACCACGGCTAATATGAGGCTGCCAGGAAGTAAACGACGACGCCCAAAATGATCAATCAAAGGTCCCCAAATTAATTGCGTTACCCCAAATACAAATAAATAAATACTGAGAGTCAATTGGCTTAAATTGTGTGTTGTATCAAAATAACTCGTTATGTAAGGTAATGAGGGTTGATAAAGATCGAAGGTCAATAATGAATAGGCTGATAATAGCCCAATCAAAATAGTGGAGGTCCGTGCTTTTGACATAATAATCATCTTAAATAATATGGAGCGCTATTGTAGCAATTTTCATTTCATAGATGAATAATGGCTCATCAAATTCGTAATCAATCACGAGATATATTCGAATTCTGGTGGAAAGTCGAATTTGGTCTCACATTGAATGAAAACACACTAACACTGCTCGCCTACTGATGTGTCGACTTTGGTCATTTACGAATTGCCGACGAAAGTCAGCATCAATCAATCGTTCAACATCCTATGGATACCGGATTTCGCCGGTAATTCGTCTAAACATTCCAAACTCGCTGTGGAGAGGAACAAGGGAGAAGCACGAGGGGTGTATACGAAAGTCACTTGAGGATTCGAGCACCGTAGCCACGTAGATCGGGCAGCAAATTGCCCGACTTTATAGAATGAGGAACTATATCTTTTGTCGGGCTACGAAACCTGAACTGCATTAATCTAAACTACCCATAAAGCCATAAAATCATCAACTTTCATCGCTGCAAGAGCATTGGTATCACTCATTGTTTTTATGATTTTTTCCACTCGCTCATTAGAGAATCTAGTTTGTAGATTTTTCTTAAACTTAGACATTAAAACAGGAATGCCTTCTTCACGTCTGCGCTTATGTCCTATTGGATACTCAATAGTGACTAATTCACTCTCAGTACCATCTTTGAATACTAGCTTAACGCTATTTGCTATAGAGCGCTTATCAGGATCATGATATTCGCGAGAAAAACGCTCATTTTCAGTAACATGCATTTTACTACGTAATATATCTATCCTGGGATCAGCAGCAATATCATTCTCATAATGCTCTGCTGTCAAATCCCCAAATAATAAGCCTATGGCTACCATATACTGTAAACAATGATCCCTATCTGCAGGATTATGTAAAGCACCTTGCTTACTAATGATACGTATAGCCGACTCATGCGTTATCAATTCGATTCTGGCAATATCATCAAATCGCTTGTTAACTTGAGGATGCAAAATTACAGCGCACTCAACAGCAGTTTGTGCATGAAACTCTGCAGGGTAAGATAGTTTGAACAAAACATTTTCCATTACATAACTACCATAGGGTCGTTGAAATTTAAATGGTTTTTTTCCAAACAATACATCATAGAATCCCCAAACAGGCGCACTTAATGCACTGGGATATCCCATTTCACCTGTTTTAGCAATTAAAGCGAGGCGAACCGCTCTGGCTGTAGCATCTCCTGCTGCCCATGATTTTCTAGAGCCTGCATTGGGAGCGTGTCTATAAGTTCTAAGGCTTTGTCCATCTACAAATACCTGAGATAAGGTGCGTAACATCATGTCTCGGTCAGCGCCAAACAACAATGCAGCAACGGCAGCACTTGCTACTTTAACTAAAAAAACATGATCCAAACCCACACGATTAAAACTGTTTTCAAGCGCTAAGCACCCTTGAATTTCATGCGCTTTAATCATCGCCGTCAACACATCTTGCATTAAAATGGGCGGACGTCCTTTAGCACAATTATCCCTACACAGATAATCAGCAACGGCTAATATAGCTCCTAAATTATCAGAAGGATGTCCCCATTCTGCTGCCAACCAAGTATCATTAAAATCTAACCAACGAATCATGGCGCCGATATTAAATGCG
This Legionella fallonii LLAP-10 DNA region includes the following protein-coding sequences:
- a CDS encoding multidrug effflux MFS transporter; this encodes MSKARTSTILIGLLSAYSLLTFDLYQPSLPYITSYFDTTHNLSQLTLSIYLFVFGVTQLIWGPLIDHFGRRRLLPGSLILAVVSSIICIYAPNITVLVIGRALQGFALCCSNLIAYSTARDSEDPIERAKVLSYISMIIAVSPILAPVLGSLIFTYWDWQANFVLMAGIAIVLWLQSRTMLFESPFWVAPERSFKIKDAWIAYKEILPSPILWCASMIMMFSFAAVMLSVINSSYLIIDRLGFSPLGFGIIFTFNGLNIILGNYLGIWLRDRLSMTLTIYLGNWFIIIGGIAMLATMTLYGFSLAALSFSLVANLGISISAPPTMSLVLTDFKENTGTALAFINTVRMFGSSLLSMLAGYWLMSNLNALPLGLIGTGLGALYFSWHFKRLTSEPTDSEFDGAEATI
- a CDS encoding bifunctional 2-methylcitrate dehydratase/aconitate hydratase, whose amino-acid sequence is MHSFVEDNVKPDYDQVITDIADYVLNKKIDSVLAYETARLCLMDTLGCGMLALNFPECTKLMGPVVPGATLPGGARVPGTNYELDPVQSAFNIGAMIRWLDFNDTWLAAEWGHPSDNLGAILAVADYLCRDNCAKGRPPILMQDVLTAMIKAHEIQGCLALENSFNRVGLDHVFLVKVASAAVAALLFGADRDMMLRTLSQVFVDGQSLRTYRHAPNAGSRKSWAAGDATARAVRLALIAKTGEMGYPSALSAPVWGFYDVLFGKKPFKFQRPYGSYVMENVLFKLSYPAEFHAQTAVECAVILHPQVNKRFDDIARIELITHESAIRIISKQGALHNPADRDHCLQYMVAIGLLFGDLTAEHYENDIAADPRIDILRSKMHVTENERFSREYHDPDKRSIANSVKLVFKDGTESELVTIEYPIGHKRRREEGIPVLMSKFKKNLQTRFSNERVEKIIKTMSDTNALAAMKVDDFMALWVV